The genomic stretch ATCCGACTTCAGATATTTCTGGCCAGGACGCACTCAACAAGATTGTGATTTTAGCCAGGCTGTCGTTCGGGGCTGACCTGTCTCCAAGGGATGTATATTGTGAAGGCATTGAAAATGTGAGCATCCGGGATATAGAGTATGCATACGATCTTGGGTATATCATCAAATTGCTCGCCATCGCCAAACGTCACGAAGACGGCCGCGTCGAGGTACGAGTGCATCCCACTCTGGTTTCCACCGAGTCTATTATGGCCTATGTGGAGGATGAATTCAACGCGGTGGAGATTTACGGCGACGCGGTGGGAAGGGAAATCTTTTACGGCAAGGGAGCGGGCAAGATGCCTACCGCCTCTGCGGTGGTTTCCGACACCGTGGAAGTCGCCGAGAGGCTGCTCACCGGCGCCCCGACCAATGTCAGCCGTATCATCCTGAACGATCATGGCCCTGGTCTGGTGGATATGAGCGAGCTGGATCTTCGCTATTACCTCAGGTTCACAGTGCTGGACAAACCGGGGGTTCTCGCCGGCATCACCAGGATATTCGCGGACCAGAACATATCTATCGAATCGGTCATACAGATCGGGACCGCGGACGGCGACTATGTTCCGCTTGTCATCATGACTCATGAAGCATGCGAAGGGGACATGCAGCGCGCGATGGAACAGTTCTCCGGCCTGGAAGCGGTGAAAGGAAGAGTACAGCTCATCAGGGTGGAGGATATTTAAAAATAAGACAGAAGCAGCCAATTGCAAAAGTCGTTTTTATACTTAAAAAAGGCAAATTGTTAATTTTAGCCCCCTAACCCTCAGTCCCTTTCCCCCCGATGGGGGGCAAGGGAAGTCGTTGCTCCACAGTCTTTTCCTGCCCCCTTCAGAGGGAAGGATGTCCAAAGGACAGGAAGGGGGCTGCGTAAAATAATCTCGACTTTTGCAA from Candidatus Latescibacter sp. encodes the following:
- a CDS encoding homoserine dehydrogenase gives rise to the protein MKQIVRVGLIGFGTVGAGVASLLFGKGKPFLKGRNYDLELVKIADIDITRDRGVTVPEGVLTTDVSEVLDNPDIDIVIELIGGYEPALTFTLRAFANGKSVITANKALIAVHGGKLFDAALRADVSYMFEASVGGGIPLIRGIVNGLNANVIQSIYGILNGTTNYILTGMARDGCDYGEVLAKAQKLGYAEADPTSDISGQDALNKIVILARLSFGADLSPRDVYCEGIENVSIRDIEYAYDLGYIIKLLAIAKRHEDGRVEVRVHPTLVSTESIMAYVEDEFNAVEIYGDAVGREIFYGKGAGKMPTASAVVSDTVEVAERLLTGAPTNVSRIILNDHGPGLVDMSELDLRYYLRFTVLDKPGVLAGITRIFADQNISIESVIQIGTADGDYVPLVIMTHEACEGDMQRAMEQFSGLEAVKGRVQLIRVEDI